A region of Fimbriimonadaceae bacterium DNA encodes the following proteins:
- the ribBA gene encoding Riboflavin biosynthesis protein RibBA, whose translation MAFASIPEAIEDLKAGRVIIVVDDPDRENEGDLMMSGEMATPEAVNFMMTHGRGVPFIATSVERLQELGIPAMTKQNTARLGTAMHETVDAAVGTTTGVSAMDRWRTVQVFTDPYAKPSDLMRPGHVIPLRAEKGGVLRRAGHTEAGVDLCLLAGHEPVMLGCEIVADDGTMMRLDGLTEYAERFELKIITIADLIAYRRRNEKLVERTAGPIDFPTKFGSFQLFLYESTVESHPYIAIVKGNVCTEEPVLVRVHSSCLTGDILGSLRCDCGDQLQAALEMIERDGLGVVLYIAQEGRGIGIVNKLKAYALQDEGLDTVEANEALGFRADYRDYGLGAQVLADLGIHKLRLMTNNPSKRAGLQGYGLEIVERVPLVTQPSEHSKRYLETKATKLGHSFTD comes from the coding sequence ATGGCGTTCGCATCGATACCAGAGGCAATTGAGGACCTCAAGGCCGGCAGAGTGATCATTGTCGTCGACGATCCCGACCGGGAAAATGAGGGCGACCTCATGATGAGCGGTGAAATGGCGACGCCCGAAGCCGTCAACTTCATGATGACCCATGGCCGCGGCGTGCCCTTTATCGCCACATCGGTGGAACGGCTTCAAGAGCTGGGCATTCCCGCGATGACCAAGCAAAATACAGCGCGGTTGGGTACGGCCATGCATGAAACCGTCGACGCGGCGGTCGGTACCACGACCGGCGTGTCTGCCATGGACCGCTGGCGAACGGTGCAGGTCTTCACCGATCCGTATGCCAAGCCAAGCGATCTGATGCGCCCAGGCCATGTCATTCCGCTGCGCGCCGAAAAGGGCGGCGTCCTTCGCCGAGCCGGACACACGGAAGCGGGTGTCGACCTTTGCCTGCTGGCGGGGCACGAACCGGTCATGCTGGGATGCGAAATTGTCGCCGACGACGGCACCATGATGCGTCTCGATGGCCTGACCGAATACGCCGAGCGGTTTGAACTGAAGATCATTACCATCGCGGATCTGATCGCCTATCGCCGACGGAACGAGAAACTCGTCGAGCGGACCGCCGGACCAATCGACTTTCCCACTAAGTTTGGTAGTTTCCAGCTATTCCTATACGAATCCACCGTCGAATCCCACCCTTATATAGCGATCGTTAAGGGGAATGTATGCACCGAGGAGCCCGTCCTGGTGCGGGTCCACTCCAGTTGCCTAACCGGCGATATCCTCGGCTCGCTCCGCTGCGATTGCGGCGACCAGCTGCAGGCCGCCCTGGAGATGATCGAGCGAGACGGACTGGGGGTCGTCCTCTACATCGCGCAAGAAGGCCGCGGCATCGGCATCGTCAACAAGCTGAAGGCCTACGCGCTGCAGGACGAGGGACTGGATACCGTCGAGGCCAATGAGGCGCTCGGATTTCGCGCGGACTACCGTGACTATGGGCTCGGCGCCCAAGTGCTGGCCGATTTGGGAATCCATAAGCTGCGCCTGATGACCAACAACCCGTCCAAAAGAGCAGGGCTGCAGGGCTATGGTCTCGAAATTGTCGAGCGAGTACCGCTCGTCACGCAACCCTCTGAGCACAGCAAGCGTTACTTGGAAACAAAGGCGACAAAACTCGGCCATTCGTTTACCGACTAA
- a CDS encoding putative acyl-CoA dehydrogenase fadE25, whose amino-acid sequence MNSYRLNPDQIALVDRLSMLADAQIAPHAAAVDESGRFPTESMQALADGGFWGLNIAPEFGGMGQGLRVVAAALDAVAQRCASTSMVYLMHLCGIAAYNSVPDRTSAQLRAAASGKHLSTLAWSERGSRSHFWAPISQAANDGDFVVLEGIKSWVTSAGHANGYVATTRAAGSDHPMAITLYLVENDDQGFRVESPWNALGMRGNASAPMVMEKLRLSNDRALSEPGKGMDTMMGAVLPTFAIGNSAVAVGCSEAAVTATQSHLVGQKLQHLGQSLADLPNLRDRLARMRLRTDQSRSYLAATLDALDAGDPGAMLWVLGTKAQAAEAALEVTDLGMRTCGGAAFSKHLGLERVFRDARAMSVMAPTSDVLHDFVGKALCGMELF is encoded by the coding sequence ATGAATTCCTATCGCCTCAATCCAGACCAGATCGCCCTTGTCGATCGGCTGAGCATGCTCGCCGACGCCCAAATCGCTCCCCATGCCGCTGCCGTGGATGAGTCAGGTCGGTTTCCGACCGAATCGATGCAAGCGCTTGCCGATGGCGGTTTCTGGGGGCTCAACATCGCGCCGGAGTTTGGCGGGATGGGCCAAGGCCTTCGGGTCGTTGCCGCGGCCCTCGATGCCGTCGCCCAACGGTGTGCGTCCACGTCGATGGTCTACTTGATGCATCTTTGCGGGATTGCCGCTTATAACTCCGTGCCTGACCGCACGAGCGCCCAGCTTCGGGCGGCAGCCTCCGGGAAGCACCTCAGCACGCTTGCCTGGAGCGAGCGGGGCAGCCGTAGCCATTTCTGGGCGCCCATCAGCCAAGCCGCCAACGATGGGGACTTCGTCGTCCTCGAAGGGATCAAATCGTGGGTCACGAGCGCTGGTCACGCGAATGGCTATGTCGCGACAACGCGTGCCGCCGGCTCGGACCACCCGATGGCTATCACCCTCTATCTCGTCGAGAACGACGACCAGGGCTTTCGCGTCGAGTCGCCCTGGAACGCTCTTGGCATGCGCGGGAACGCAAGCGCGCCGATGGTCATGGAAAAGCTTCGCCTGTCTAATGACCGAGCCTTGAGCGAGCCAGGAAAGGGCATGGATACGATGATGGGGGCGGTGTTGCCCACGTTCGCGATCGGCAACAGCGCGGTGGCTGTGGGATGCTCGGAAGCAGCCGTCACGGCAACGCAGTCCCATCTTGTGGGGCAGAAGCTCCAGCACCTCGGTCAGTCGCTGGCCGACCTTCCCAATCTCCGCGACCGGCTCGCACGCATGCGCCTCAGGACCGACCAGTCCCGTTCCTACTTGGCTGCCACGCTGGATGCCCTCGATGCGGGCGATCCCGGAGCGATGCTGTGGGTGCTCGGCACGAAGGCTCAGGCGGCGGAGGCTGCTCTTGAAGTCACCGATCTTGGAATGCGGACCTGCGGCGGCGCGGCTTTCAGCAAGCACCTTGGCCTCGAGCGCGTCTTCCGCGATGCGCGCGCGATGTCGGTCATGGCCCCCACAAGCGACGTCCTCCACGATTTCGTCGGCAAGGCTCTGTGCGGCATGGAGCTGTTCTAA
- the sigW_3 gene encoding ECF RNA polymerase sigma factor SigW: protein MAYVSGVTHLSANQRLDPITEEALIEACRRQNMEAFGRVVDAYQNRVYGFVKRMVRDAEDATDLTQDVFIRAYQGFTRFDGRSSLRTWLFRIAYNLCIDRVRKRDRQPEEFAIEATVEDGEPLQLPDQRWDPERVALDDELRAIIERGIATMSEKLRAVLLLHDREELQYDEIASLLEIPVGTVKSRLFLARNHLKDHLREYWRTEVANK, encoded by the coding sequence ATGGCCTATGTCAGCGGAGTGACCCATTTGTCGGCAAACCAGCGGCTCGATCCCATTACCGAAGAGGCGCTCATCGAGGCTTGCCGAAGGCAAAACATGGAGGCGTTTGGCCGTGTGGTCGATGCCTACCAAAACCGCGTCTATGGGTTCGTCAAGCGAATGGTTCGGGACGCCGAGGATGCGACCGACCTTACGCAGGACGTATTCATTCGGGCGTACCAGGGATTCACGCGATTTGATGGCCGCAGTTCGCTGAGGACGTGGCTGTTCCGGATCGCGTACAACCTCTGCATCGACCGCGTTCGAAAGCGGGACCGGCAACCGGAGGAATTCGCGATCGAGGCCACCGTCGAGGACGGCGAGCCTTTGCAGCTCCCCGATCAGCGCTGGGATCCTGAGCGAGTCGCTTTGGACGACGAGCTTAGAGCGATCATCGAGCGTGGAATAGCTACCATGAGCGAGAAACTGCGGGCCGTGTTGCTCCTCCATGACCGGGAGGAGCTGCAGTACGACGAGATCGCCAGCCTATTGGAGATCCCCGTGGGAACGGTCAAGAGCAGGCTGTTTTTAGCCAGAAACCACCTAAAAGATCACCTTCGAGAATATTGGAGAACGGAGGTGGCAAACAAATGA
- the fliC_2 gene encoding Flagellin → MNALRNLSMTGVEYSKSVTRLSSGLRINSASDDPAGLIASETFRAQISGIDQAMRNNQDASNYAKTAEGAMDEMNKLLRDARALAVQSANSATLTDAQKQANQSQLNSIVASITRIAQNTAFGGKKLLDGSAGTYAASVSATNVASMSFSGIWNGSSITAASTVTVDMTTAATRASVTGTRLFTNATDTVQAGSFTINGVTFSTQSSDTILDVVARINNSSDQTGVTASWTSGGSGVVLRNKNYGSDAKVELIDSNAVLRTAAGTQSSTGVDAVADVVINTSSGLVTVSFNQGKGLNLRDKYGNSLVLTENGNLDTTAGGAAWGQVYVGSSNFQIGGGSGETTSLSLSNMVSSNLGTGVVSGKNFSNLDLTTASGATDALTVIDKAINDVAEQRGKVGNFIRNVIESNVRSLGIARENLAATESSIRDVDVAEEMTNFTKLQILQQSGMSILSQANIAPQSVLSLLR, encoded by the coding sequence ATGAACGCGCTGCGAAACCTGTCGATGACGGGAGTGGAGTATTCCAAGTCGGTTACTCGCCTTTCTTCAGGTCTTCGAATCAACAGCGCGTCTGACGATCCGGCTGGACTCATCGCCTCGGAAACCTTCCGAGCTCAAATCAGCGGCATCGACCAGGCTATGCGCAATAACCAGGACGCCAGCAATTACGCCAAGACGGCGGAAGGCGCGATGGATGAAATGAACAAGCTACTGAGAGATGCCCGTGCGCTGGCGGTTCAATCGGCGAACTCGGCAACTCTCACTGATGCGCAGAAACAAGCAAACCAGAGCCAGCTCAATTCGATCGTGGCGTCGATTACGCGTATCGCCCAAAACACCGCATTTGGCGGCAAAAAGCTGCTGGACGGTTCGGCGGGCACTTACGCGGCGTCGGTCAGCGCTACGAACGTGGCGTCGATGTCGTTTAGCGGAATTTGGAACGGCAGCTCGATTACGGCGGCCTCGACTGTAACCGTCGATATGACGACGGCTGCAACCCGAGCCAGCGTCACCGGCACTCGACTCTTTACCAACGCCACGGACACCGTTCAGGCCGGCTCCTTTACCATTAACGGCGTCACCTTCAGCACCCAGAGCAGCGACACCATTCTTGATGTCGTCGCCCGCATCAACAACTCGAGCGACCAAACCGGCGTCACCGCCAGCTGGACGTCGGGTGGTAGCGGCGTCGTCCTTCGCAACAAGAACTACGGTTCGGATGCCAAGGTCGAGCTCATCGACTCGAACGCAGTCCTTCGCACCGCCGCAGGCACGCAGTCGAGCACGGGTGTGGATGCCGTCGCAGACGTCGTCATCAACACGTCCAGCGGTCTGGTTACCGTTTCGTTCAACCAGGGCAAGGGCCTCAACTTGCGCGATAAGTACGGCAACTCGCTTGTGCTTACCGAGAACGGCAACCTCGACACCACCGCCGGCGGCGCCGCATGGGGTCAGGTATATGTCGGCTCATCGAACTTCCAGATCGGTGGCGGTTCGGGCGAAACCACGAGCCTCTCCCTGTCGAACATGGTCTCCAGCAACCTCGGTACCGGCGTGGTCTCTGGTAAGAACTTCAGCAATCTCGACCTGACGACGGCGAGCGGCGCAACCGACGCCCTCACCGTTATCGACAAGGCGATTAACGACGTTGCCGAGCAACGAGGCAAGGTCGGCAACTTCATCCGCAACGTTATCGAATCGAATGTTCGGTCGCTGGGTATCGCTCGCGAAAACCTGGCTGCCACCGAGTCGTCGATCCGAGACGTGGACGTCGCCGAAGAGATGACCAACTTCACCAAGTTGCAGATCCTTCAGCAGTCGGGTATGTCGATCCTCTCGCAGGCGAACATCGCTCCGCAGTCGGTCTTGTCCCTCCTACGATAG
- the rbsC_2 gene encoding Ribose import permease protein RbsC produces the protein MSAKAQTVQHLQRYQGLAGLALLLAVAACLNATFFTTQNLANIVNQVAIPGTLALGMTLVILSGGIDLSVGSHTALIACVVALMTKAGYGLPAIILAAVGLAAGIGFLIGWLISATRMQPFVVTLAAMVSLRGVVFLITKNNVSGLGDTLRPLQESWLGVPTPAWLLLVLTAVLALAMQNTPWGRRIYAVGGNAEAARTSGVNVHRIRISVYAANGVFVGITGILLVARTRIGEPGGAMGYELDAIAAAVVGGASLLGGVGNVLGSLVGALFIASMNVLIVLQGIDDKIGMGLKGPIILLAVALQRWGR, from the coding sequence ATGTCCGCGAAGGCGCAGACGGTCCAACATCTGCAACGTTACCAGGGCCTAGCCGGCCTTGCTCTGCTGCTGGCGGTTGCGGCATGCCTCAACGCCACGTTCTTCACGACGCAAAACCTTGCCAACATCGTTAACCAGGTCGCCATACCGGGCACGCTCGCGTTGGGGATGACCCTCGTGATTCTCTCCGGCGGCATCGATCTGAGCGTGGGATCCCACACCGCCCTGATCGCCTGCGTGGTCGCCCTGATGACGAAGGCAGGCTACGGATTGCCGGCGATCATTCTGGCTGCGGTGGGGTTGGCTGCGGGTATCGGGTTCCTGATCGGCTGGCTGATCAGTGCGACCCGGATGCAGCCCTTTGTCGTGACGCTGGCGGCAATGGTCAGCTTAAGAGGCGTGGTCTTCCTTATCACGAAGAACAACGTGTCCGGACTAGGGGACACGTTGCGCCCTCTGCAGGAATCCTGGTTGGGGGTGCCGACGCCGGCATGGTTGCTCCTGGTTCTCACCGCTGTCCTAGCGCTGGCGATGCAGAACACGCCGTGGGGCAGGAGGATCTATGCCGTCGGCGGCAACGCGGAGGCCGCGCGGACATCGGGTGTGAACGTCCATCGCATCCGCATCAGCGTTTACGCCGCCAATGGGGTGTTCGTGGGCATCACCGGCATTCTCCTGGTCGCCAGAACCCGGATTGGCGAACCTGGTGGGGCGATGGGCTATGAGCTCGACGCCATTGCTGCAGCCGTCGTTGGCGGGGCCTCCTTACTTGGCGGCGTGGGCAACGTTCTCGGCTCCCTCGTTGGAGCCTTGTTCATCGCGAGCATGAACGTCCTGATCGTTCTGCAAGGCATCGACGACAAGATCGGCATGGGGCTGAAGGGTCCGATCATTTTGCTGGCGGTTGCCCTCCAGCGGTGGGGGCGCTAG
- the iolG_11 gene encoding Inositol 2-dehydrogenase/D-chiro-inositol 3-dehydrogenase, with protein sequence MDRRTFLKGIVAAGAYAALPPGVFGAAETLRRMSANAKVNVAFVGIGNRGADLVRALSGTGLVNVVALCDTELGAKHTVGSLSAFPSAAQFRDFRTMFDKMHREIDAVCVGTPDHSHFPVTMQAMSLGKHVYVEKPLAHSFRQIELLMAAEKKYKVACQMGNQGHSEANYFQFKAWTEVGIIKNVTRITTFMNNPRRWHGKSFSDYLPKESTPEQLDWECWIATATEHPFNPAYLNGEWRSWYDFGNGALGDWGAHIFDTAHEFLELGLPVEVDPILLDGHSRFIFPQASTIAFRFPARGSMPPVELTWYDGVKNLPPLPKGFAGGVVDPNIPPPSSGTIDPKGLPPGKVIYGEGMTFKGGSHASTLEIIPGERARDLKLPDVPKTPSDHFLNFVRACQGEERTRSHFGVAGPLCQAMAIGIIAQRVNARLAFDRGTKQITNHEPANELLKGPPPRKGWEQYYKV encoded by the coding sequence ATGGACCGTCGGACCTTCCTTAAGGGCATCGTCGCGGCCGGCGCCTACGCAGCCCTACCACCGGGCGTGTTTGGTGCGGCCGAGACGCTCCGCCGCATGTCCGCCAATGCCAAGGTCAACGTTGCTTTTGTCGGCATCGGCAATCGTGGGGCCGATTTGGTCAGGGCCCTGAGCGGCACGGGACTGGTCAATGTTGTCGCGCTTTGCGATACCGAGCTTGGCGCCAAGCACACGGTGGGCTCGTTGTCAGCGTTTCCAAGCGCGGCTCAATTCCGCGACTTTCGCACCATGTTCGACAAGATGCATCGTGAGATCGATGCGGTTTGCGTCGGCACGCCGGACCACTCCCACTTTCCGGTGACGATGCAGGCGATGTCACTAGGGAAACACGTCTACGTCGAGAAACCGCTGGCCCACAGCTTCCGCCAAATCGAACTGCTGATGGCCGCCGAGAAGAAGTACAAGGTTGCCTGTCAAATGGGTAACCAGGGCCACTCGGAGGCGAACTACTTCCAGTTCAAGGCTTGGACCGAGGTCGGCATCATCAAGAACGTCACCAGAATCACCACCTTCATGAACAATCCTCGCCGGTGGCATGGCAAGTCCTTTTCGGACTACTTGCCGAAGGAGTCGACGCCCGAACAGCTGGATTGGGAATGTTGGATCGCGACCGCAACCGAGCACCCTTTCAACCCCGCCTACCTCAATGGGGAATGGCGGTCATGGTACGACTTCGGAAACGGCGCGCTCGGCGACTGGGGCGCCCACATTTTCGACACGGCGCATGAGTTTTTGGAGCTCGGGCTGCCGGTTGAGGTCGACCCGATCCTTCTCGACGGACACAGTCGGTTTATCTTCCCGCAGGCTTCGACCATCGCGTTCCGGTTTCCCGCTCGCGGTTCGATGCCGCCGGTCGAACTGACCTGGTACGACGGCGTCAAGAACCTGCCGCCGCTTCCCAAGGGTTTTGCCGGAGGCGTGGTCGATCCGAACATTCCACCGCCGTCTTCGGGAACGATCGACCCGAAGGGACTCCCCCCTGGAAAGGTGATCTACGGGGAAGGCATGACGTTCAAGGGCGGCTCCCACGCTTCGACGCTTGAGATCATTCCGGGTGAGAGGGCGAGAGATCTCAAGTTGCCGGACGTGCCCAAGACGCCGTCAGACCATTTCCTGAACTTCGTCCGTGCCTGCCAGGGCGAGGAAAGGACGCGTTCGCATTTCGGAGTGGCCGGGCCGCTCTGCCAGGCGATGGCGATCGGCATTATTGCCCAGCGCGTGAATGCCAGGCTGGCGTTCGACCGCGGTACCAAGCAGATCACCAATCACGAGCCGGCCAATGAGCTCCTTAAGGGGCCGCCGCCGAGGAAAGGCTGGGAGCAATACTACAAGGTTTGA
- the metE gene encoding 5-methyltetrahydropteroyltriglutamate--homocysteine methyltransferase, producing the protein MVGSWPRSRELIQAQRAKQSGRSPRSVFDKLADQEVERVVRLQEELGVDILTDGELRRDNFYSFVAEKLGGVQLMTLSEMMEHVEDKEGFEELLQRLDVPAFAIRNPTCVGPISVLEPLVLDDYRFVRNLTDRPIKVTLPGPYILTRALWVPEVSQKAYPDKESLGQTVVDILSQELRALADLGVAFIQFDEPVLTELVFTQGKTRTFMCAALASRNDPAEELEWAVSMINQVADSIADRPSRPRLGVHVCRGNWSTREETLLVGNYAPLAPWFERLRVDQLVLEYATPRAGDLMPFGNKELGLGAVNPRIPEVESVEAVRHRIDEALQFWDRDRLFLNPDCGFATFSEREMNSEAVAAEKMRALAEAASHYR; encoded by the coding sequence ATGGTCGGCTCTTGGCCGCGCAGCCGGGAGCTGATTCAGGCCCAGCGCGCGAAGCAATCGGGACGGTCCCCGCGATCGGTCTTCGACAAACTGGCCGATCAGGAAGTCGAACGAGTGGTGCGTTTGCAGGAGGAACTAGGCGTCGACATCCTGACCGACGGGGAACTTCGCCGCGACAACTTCTACTCCTTTGTCGCTGAAAAACTGGGAGGGGTTCAGCTGATGACCCTTTCCGAAATGATGGAGCACGTAGAAGACAAGGAGGGCTTCGAGGAGCTCCTCCAAAGGCTTGATGTTCCCGCATTTGCGATTCGCAACCCTACTTGTGTCGGACCGATATCGGTTCTCGAGCCCCTCGTCCTCGACGACTATCGCTTCGTGCGGAACCTGACTGATCGACCGATCAAGGTGACCCTGCCAGGGCCCTACATCCTGACCCGGGCGCTCTGGGTACCGGAGGTTAGCCAAAAGGCGTATCCCGACAAGGAATCGCTTGGCCAAACGGTTGTGGACATTCTGAGCCAGGAACTTCGAGCCCTGGCTGACCTTGGCGTTGCCTTCATCCAGTTTGACGAGCCGGTGCTTACCGAGCTTGTCTTTACCCAGGGCAAAACCCGGACCTTCATGTGCGCGGCGCTCGCCTCGCGAAACGATCCTGCAGAAGAGCTCGAGTGGGCTGTCTCAATGATCAACCAGGTAGCCGACTCCATAGCCGACCGTCCGTCTCGGCCGCGACTTGGCGTGCACGTGTGCCGCGGCAACTGGAGCACACGCGAGGAGACCTTGCTGGTCGGCAACTACGCCCCGTTGGCGCCCTGGTTCGAGCGGTTACGGGTCGATCAGCTCGTACTCGAGTACGCCACGCCGCGTGCCGGCGATCTCATGCCATTCGGCAACAAGGAGCTTGGGCTGGGAGCGGTCAATCCGCGCATTCCCGAGGTGGAATCCGTCGAGGCGGTTCGACATCGGATCGACGAAGCCCTGCAATTTTGGGATCGAGATCGCCTCTTTCTGAATCCGGACTGCGGCTTCGCGACCTTTAGCGAGCGCGAGATGAATTCTGAAGCGGTAGCGGCCGAGAAAATGCGCGCCCTTGCTGAAGCCGCGTCTCACTACCGGTGA
- the tdk gene encoding Thymidine kinase, which translates to MNSGRGSRKNPKPQGSLVVICGSMFAGKSEELIRRARRALYAKRKVQVFKPAIDTRYDETMVVSHEGRAFDALPVRSAAELRSAIAVDTQVVCIEEAQFFDPTLTALCVMLADEGKEVIVAGLDQDFRREPFGPMPALLAAADEVVKLRAICMVCGAPASHTYRSIDGKPARWDDPTVLIGATESYEARCRRCHKIRRR; encoded by the coding sequence ATGAATTCGGGACGGGGCAGCCGCAAGAATCCCAAGCCCCAGGGCAGTCTCGTCGTCATTTGCGGCAGCATGTTTGCCGGCAAGAGCGAGGAGTTGATTCGCCGGGCGCGTCGGGCCCTTTACGCCAAACGGAAGGTTCAGGTCTTCAAACCAGCGATCGACACCCGGTACGACGAGACGATGGTGGTGTCTCACGAAGGTCGCGCCTTCGACGCCTTGCCGGTCCGATCTGCCGCGGAGCTGAGGTCGGCCATAGCGGTCGATACCCAGGTCGTGTGCATCGAGGAAGCTCAGTTCTTCGATCCGACGCTCACGGCCTTGTGCGTGATGCTGGCCGACGAGGGAAAAGAGGTGATTGTCGCCGGCCTCGACCAGGATTTTCGGCGGGAGCCGTTCGGGCCGATGCCGGCTCTGCTCGCCGCTGCGGACGAGGTCGTGAAACTTCGTGCGATCTGTATGGTTTGCGGCGCGCCGGCCAGCCATACTTACCGCAGCATCGATGGAAAGCCGGCGCGCTGGGACGATCCGACCGTCCTCATTGGCGCCACGGAGTCCTACGAAGCCCGCTGCCGACGCTGCCACAAAATCCGACGGCGATAG
- the rbsB_2 gene encoding Ribose import binding protein RbsB, with translation MKKLTLLASLVVIGLSGCGPKEEATTEGTTGSTGSSAATTGSSKPLVVFAQANSQDPWRQVFDRDTKAAADKLSGEMAFEMQEAKDDSATQISQIETLLVKKPAVLLVSPVTESVQAATDKAFDAGVPVILLDRSVPGDKYTAYIGGDNVEIGKAAGEYMGELLKGKGTVLMIQGTAGAIPTRDRANGFLEAVKKFPGIKVIQGDDCGYQRERGRKFMETYLAGGKAFDAVYAHNDEMAIGAMLAMEAAGTPLKPIIGIDACQKEVVQYIQEGKISATFSYPQPGPRGVELAAEIIKGTKPAEKKILLPTEKVTKENAADYLAKYPNLVD, from the coding sequence ATGAAGAAACTCACTTTGCTTGCTTCGTTAGTGGTCATCGGACTGTCCGGATGTGGACCGAAGGAGGAAGCGACGACCGAGGGCACGACCGGCTCGACCGGTTCGTCAGCAGCTACGACCGGCTCCAGCAAACCGCTGGTCGTCTTTGCGCAGGCCAACAGCCAGGACCCCTGGCGGCAAGTGTTCGACCGGGACACCAAGGCGGCAGCCGACAAGCTTTCCGGGGAGATGGCCTTCGAGATGCAGGAGGCCAAGGACGATAGCGCCACGCAGATTTCCCAGATCGAAACCCTGCTGGTCAAAAAGCCCGCGGTGTTGCTCGTCAGTCCGGTTACCGAAAGCGTCCAAGCGGCTACCGACAAGGCGTTCGATGCAGGAGTGCCGGTGATTCTTCTCGATCGCAGTGTGCCTGGCGACAAGTACACGGCTTACATCGGTGGCGACAACGTCGAGATCGGCAAGGCGGCCGGCGAGTACATGGGTGAGCTTCTGAAGGGCAAGGGAACGGTCCTGATGATCCAGGGGACGGCGGGAGCCATCCCAACCCGGGACCGAGCCAACGGTTTTCTCGAAGCAGTAAAAAAGTTTCCCGGCATCAAGGTGATCCAAGGGGATGACTGTGGCTATCAGCGAGAGCGCGGCCGCAAGTTTATGGAGACGTACTTGGCCGGCGGCAAGGCGTTCGATGCTGTTTACGCCCACAACGACGAGATGGCGATCGGCGCGATGCTCGCGATGGAGGCGGCCGGGACGCCCCTGAAACCGATCATTGGTATCGACGCCTGCCAAAAGGAGGTCGTGCAATACATTCAAGAGGGCAAAATTTCAGCCACGTTCAGCTATCCGCAGCCCGGTCCGCGTGGGGTGGAGCTGGCCGCCGAAATCATCAAGGGCACCAAGCCGGCAGAGAAGAAGATCCTCTTGCCCACCGAAAAGGTCACAAAGGAGAACGCCGCCGACTACTTGGCGAAGTATCCGAACCTCGTCGACTAG
- the ubiE_3 gene encoding Ubiquinone/menaquinone biosynthesis C-methyltransferase UbiE — MDAGTQAKGVAMVLSESADPSLDQLIEALDAAARTTNDEWLSRLNQRKLEEIRFHDADRERLQHATTLEENESTSSNRKFYSVTKNQRDYVNDWLLSHTNGKVFLDYACGEGHAACQCAKVAKLAIGLDISSTSIELSKTNARRLGVDDKTYFLQGDCENTGLPDNSIDVVLCSGMLHHLDLSYAFPELRRILKPGGKILAVEALDYNPLIKAYRKLTPGLRTEWEKEHILSLADVKFARRFFDVSEIRYWNLFNLFATPFRRTRAFDGILSVLDKVDNYMLKVPGIAQMAWSFTFVLNKRNEQ; from the coding sequence ATGGACGCCGGGACTCAAGCCAAAGGGGTCGCAATGGTGCTCTCCGAGTCAGCGGACCCGAGCCTCGACCAGCTCATCGAAGCCCTCGATGCCGCAGCCAGGACCACGAACGACGAGTGGCTCTCAAGGCTTAATCAGCGCAAGCTCGAAGAGATCAGATTCCATGACGCCGACCGCGAGCGTCTCCAGCATGCAACCACCCTGGAGGAAAACGAGTCCACTTCCTCCAATCGTAAGTTTTACAGCGTCACCAAAAATCAGCGCGACTACGTTAATGATTGGCTGCTGTCACATACGAATGGCAAGGTTTTTCTCGACTATGCGTGCGGTGAGGGCCATGCGGCGTGCCAGTGTGCCAAGGTCGCCAAGCTCGCGATTGGGCTGGATATAAGCAGCACCTCGATTGAGCTTTCCAAGACCAATGCCAGACGCCTGGGCGTCGACGACAAGACCTACTTTCTCCAAGGAGATTGCGAAAACACTGGCCTTCCTGACAATTCAATCGATGTGGTCCTGTGTTCAGGCATGCTCCATCACCTCGATCTAAGCTATGCCTTTCCAGAATTGCGGCGCATCCTAAAGCCCGGGGGCAAAATTCTGGCCGTCGAGGCATTGGATTACAACCCTCTCATCAAAGCGTACCGAAAGCTCACGCCAGGCTTGCGAACCGAGTGGGAAAAGGAGCACATTCTCTCTCTGGCGGATGTGAAGTTTGCCCGCCGCTTTTTCGATGTGTCGGAAATCCGTTACTGGAACCTCTTCAACCTTTTCGCCACACCATTTAGGCGGACTCGGGCTTTTGATGGAATCCTATCTGTGCTGGATAAGGTCGACAACTACATGCTCAAGGTGCCAGGGATCGCCCAGATGGCGTGGTCTTTCACATTTGTTTTGAACAAGCGAAACGAGCAATAA